The genomic segment tctttttagttagtataactaggttaggtaggactattaaattagtaagtagtctagctatattagggggatataatctaattactttctacttacttcgtatatttaacgacgttagactagctaaacgagctttttagtaatagcttaaaaagtactactttctaataatagtaaaattatttactatatcctccttattaagctccttcttatatttaaacttaataagtctaaaaatagctatatttaacggctaaaagatataggaagtatataataataaaaatagtaagtaaacgttattttcataatattcctatataaattttattattatataactcctatagctatttagaactaataatcgaggcttattaagtatactaagccccctaagggggggggtcttaatttataataaaaacactatttttaactacttaagagcagtcttattaattatctaattattatttattactataaactcctaattagtataagggttaagtttaaataaaaactattactattataccgactttccctcatatataactagtagtttaatagcttaactattaataaaaatatacttaattataaatacctaagtacgtaaactaagctcttttttttatattactatagtctctactttacctaaaactaagctattaaatcccttaccctctaaaatactaatcttatctatattatacttattagcttatttaatatcgctaatctttagtatattaagtaatctaaactataacttaattatattagtaatagccttatttaaacgccttaaattaataatacgacttttttaaattttaattaataagttcctctttaaaaaagcgtttatttatctttttttaaaaggatttatatccccttaggatcttagaacttacttagcgaattttataaactatttataagttaatataatacttaaattatactaaatacgaacttactaagctagctaatcttcttattataaaagaagcctctagaagtttataaatactattaccctcgtttaatagccttttttatagttataaagagttaactttagaactccgaacttaatcgaggcctaattaactaaaagacctcttttaatagccttaagagcctaaataactttatttttagtatacgagactattatatatcgataaataagtatataaaaaagaattatatttagacgatttttataattgtTATGGTAGTTTGAAAATCgtaggtagggttttaatgcggtagctaggatggagaaatggggtggccaaaagggggtgggtcgacttatcaCATCTTGGCAACGGCATTGCGACCTCAATCCAGGCACGCAGTGCCTTGTGATGCACTGTAACCTCGTAAATGTAGTCTGAACAGGGGACTTTCGTGATTATTGCGCAAAATGCGTCCGAAAACGAGCATTATCTTCCTCTGAGCTTCAGATCAACAATGGACTGAAATAACCACCACTCCGCGTATTTACGAGGAGTAGAGAAACCAGAGATGTCTGCACTCATATCAAGGTGAGGAAAGCACGGGCTTGAAGGGTGTGACGCAGATGAGAGCACCGAGCTTTTGTCCTTTCCTGAACGCCTGCTCGCCCGGCGTCTGGACCACAATGCGGCTGTTTGCGTTCGCCCTTGCACTGCCGCTTGTCGAAGCAGGGAGTGACTCCGCGTTGAAAAGTCGCGAGACTGTCGATTTCGGAGACAACAATCGGCCCATCTCGAAGAGTTTCATCGTGGAATTCGCGCCAGTGAGCATGCGTTCTGTGTTTCCCCAATGAGTTTGCTGTTGACCAGCGTTACCAGGGCTCAACTCAACGCCGAGACGGTCTCGCGTCGACCGATGGTGTCAAAGTCGTCAAGACCTTTGACAACAAGGTCTTTACTGGTGCAAGTGTCGAGACGGAGAGCCACACTCTCGACTCTTTGTTGAGCCTTCCTGACGTCGTGAATGTTTGGCCAAACGTGGCAGTCAAGCTCGACCCTGTGGAAAGCAAGCGTTTGATCCAGGGCGAGGATGTAGCGTACACGACGCACAATGCTACTGGTGTCTCCAAGTTACAAGCACAGGGTATCTTTGGAAAGGGGGCCAAGGTTGGCGTTGTTGATACTGGCATATGGTACAAACACCCCGACGTAAGTCTTACTGAAGGAGAGCACCCTGTCCGCATCCCATGCTTATGACTCCTCATCCTTTCAGCTCGGCAATGGCTTTGGATCTGGATTCAAAGTCGAAGGAGGCTATGATTTCGCCGGTGATGGATGTAAGTGGCATGGGGATTTCTGTTTGTTTTCTTGTCGCTAACCGCGGCGCTATCAAGTATGGCCGTATGAGGGCGAAAAGCAACCTGATGAGGACCCCCTCGATCAACAGGGTCACGGCTCCCATGTTGCAGGAATCGTCGCAGCTAAAGGTGCTGGGTAAGTCAGGTGCCCATCTCGATTGCTGTCACTATCTGACGAGCTTGCCACAAGATGGTCCGGAGTTGCCCCCGAGGCAACGCTTTACGCCTACAAGATCTTTTCGCAATACGTGAGTCGCATTAGCACTGTGACAACTTGATGAAGATGCAGCCCACAAGGCTAATGCTTGAAAATCACGCCTAGGGTTTCACAGACACTGCGACGATTCTTGAAGCGTTTTTCCGCGCCTATGACGATGGAGTAAGCGCTGACCCTGTCAGAACTACAGTACCTGTTACAGTGTCGCTAACCTTTGGACCAGGTGGATATCATAACAGCCAGCGTCGGCTCCAATATCGGGTGGGCCACAGAGGCCTGGTCGGTCATTGCATCTCGATTCGTAGACGAAGGCATCGTCACCGTTGTCGCGTCCGGCAACGTTGGCACAGTCGGACCGTTCCTGAGCAGCACCGGCGCGACTGGTAAAAATGTGCTTGCTGTAGCCTCAGTTGACTCTCAGACGTTCCCTGCTTTTCCGTTCGACGCCACCTTCTCCGGAGTCAATGGGGGTAGCGAAGAGACGGCGAGATATGGATTCtgtcacgtaacagggatagtaatcgcacctcataaagtgcccgtcacgtgctgaatcacgtgtctatctcagatatcgtatatatagaccttctccttttgtctatttctactttaataattaagctacttttattatactctatatgcctattactacgtactataactcgtaataattataaacctagctcttagttaagaccctatactacgataacgtacttattaatacgattcttacgatttttttaaaataaccgacttacttatatttactttagcctaagctaaactaactagctataataattaaattaaatagtttaacgtacttcgcgctataaataagggcgtcgGGGTTTAGAAATACGTCGACCTAGACGCTCTAGATTCCGACGTATTCCTCGACCCCTCTATAGCGCTCACTTTACCTTTAGAATTCGGACGATTAGTTACGacccgtaataaaaaagaactacgagcctattaagcccgttataaggCGTTTAAGAATAACTAAAGAAATTAAGAAATCCTCCGCTAGtagtttctaaatataactcttagtacgaactttttaacttctttaagtacgagtaacttatagaactaagccgggtttctttttataaaactagctatgctacttattttacgtaGATAAATctatctttatattatacttataaaaaggatctatatactcgagagtatttagaaataataagagctcgatattaaatacgagtaacttatagcttacgaacgtaatattattaatacgtatattaaagtcctcgcttagtagttagtaaaattagttaacgctatactatacgaatacgtattttaaaaagctactaagaacggcgctaagtttagtatatagcgaattattaaatatttaaagtaggAATTTACGCCCCCCGAACTAGTAGTAAAGAATGCGGTTCGAAaggaatactaataagcccttaataaagcgaggaccggaattaactcctaacgctaatataaggAGTAGTAGTCCGCTTACCTCCGAGCTAAAACGtacgatattttaaaaattaataaagagatcgcCGTACTCGacttcttagttataattaagtctagacttaaccctatatagggttaacgtatatataagacctttagcaaattaatagccttcggaacgtatacgaggaccctcgaggagattacgtatatatttagcttaataacttaggacgtatatactaaacgacctttAGGTTAAGGAGgggcttattttacttttattaaacgctctaacttagttaacgacgtaaataataagggtaacgttatatacccttataattacgcacACCCGTAGCGCCCTACGGCgtactaaaaattaaaataggtacttATAGGCCGAAACGCTAgtaagttactaatataaatactaaggagctatataaaagaagtcctcgccgctattaaattaagtaagtagaaatTACTCTAtggtaagcttaaaaaagctagttagctaaggaacgatagaactcctaaaaaacctaggtttctaaaaggatcctctaactaacctatagcgagcttattaataaactaggacgagggctacgtaatcgctatacttataaagagttaggacttagaaataaacgcaatttttaatacccttataagtagcgcttacCCCCTTTTCTAGAGCacggtaataaatagctataaagtaatatatctagttaataataagagcctacttaaacccgagagttacgtactattaggtaataaagactatattaaattaggaactattatactacttattaccgcACGTAgcactcgtattataaagggcgtccTAAATAGACCTAAAGAAAAGGGAACCTACGATCTAAAGCTCTAgaacgttacttatattaagggattttatattaatataatcttagaAACTCTATTAAATAGAAGCGCACTCTAGTACTACGGTctagattatactttataatagggaacgctttataagagcactattaaaaagtagcttatctaaaaaaataatctagtcttcttcgaatataagctcctctaatcctatccttcttttataaaccttaagcgtGTCCTATAGagcctagctagtattatattactagttagctataaaaaattccgtcgcttatattaacgcacccgtaagaggtctaatagcgcgctcctctagtactttaaaataggttatttcggacctaatactctttattaattactatataagacttaaagtatacgtattaaacctctattataagttaagtataaaatatatatattatctaaagctaaaatagtagttttaaaaagactactcttaaaaagagccttatagctatagtactatatatactaagatctctTTTACTTTAAACTATCTCTTAATAAacaataatatatactcataacttttaataaatacaataagtagcttagggggttctttttaaaaataaaaataaaaaaggaagtactttttatattataaagcctcgaaatagcgatttattattaaaaagggactctAATCTACTTCTttaaagataataataagaccgctctcctaattataaacgttaaatacgtatataaaacgtagtatagcgagctaaaaattagaatagaacttctacttctatatataaaaaaacctaTAAGTAACACTAAAAGAGTAAGTtaactcgtaattattaaagctcataagatatacctttttataaacctccttACGAATTTATAggataaaatagtactaataataatctttatttataatattaccttacgagaggctaataaaagagatttgcttattataatagaaattaactagtaaaagcggtattaacGCTAGTAGTAAATAGGTTACTAAGTGCGGGATTCTAAACCGGTTACCCCGTATCTCggtagcttttatatatatagctactaagtataccctctttataggGATTATAAGAAGGGTATACGTTAAAAGGAGTTTAAAGTGCTTCCCCGCGGGTATATAAGatacttagttagatatatattaaaaacgcataacttatataaggtcTAAGTACCTGCGCTCGagtaggtatttattataaagaatattaagtttaacgaagaagttttttataatcccgcaTATAAGGAATAAGCTATCGTAAGCgagtaagtaaatctagtaatctaagagatataagaactctttaatactaacgataagTTAATTCGAGCACTCGGGGAAGTAGATCTAGACTTTAGAAATGCTAGTACTTAAGataactctataattaaggatagtattactattagatttttaactatttaggacactaagtaactaatagacgtactttagggtataataaataaggctaaagaggctaatatagtcttattgttattattaacccttAAGATAACCCCCTTATACGAGCTCGGGGGTAGGGGTAAGGAAGGGGATATAGTAACTAGGTTATAGATAGCTCTATATAGTCTATAGTCCTCTTtacgagcgcttatatatactacggaGGTTCTCGAGcctttaattcttaatagctcttagtaaaatactaaagcacgtagtaaacgaggtACCGATCGCAAAAAAGcaattcttaatactaaagttaacgttaatagggaacccttataataaacctctactattatataagaatagagcttataagaactgccttattaagtactaaataaagctcCGTTAGGTCTTAGACGTTTAAACCGGGCCCGTAGACCTTTATAACGCTtcgataatagtattttcgtaacgctcttatattcgaatataagagatagcgattactataaccGTCTCTAGGACTGCTTTTTCTCTAcctttatacctaattagcaaaaagctatagaggaaagtaatataggatatataatactttattaagtagtaaaaggagCAGTTTATAAGACCTACCTAGAGCGCTCCGGAGGAGTTTAGAAACTAcgacttactaaagttaacttctaAAGCCtactaaagaagtttagtaatattaaatatctcctaTCGTAACTATAGAAGTTACTTAGGGATACTATAGacgtagaaataaaaaagctaagggatattaatatataaaaagaggtcgaccgtaatcctaaataagggatcctatttctattaaagtaagtatatacttataagcacgacgttaataacgaggttagcgaggtaaaagtacgtatatatataaggggggatatataactacttaaccccttataaaatacgtacgcttcgacgctcgctacaaaggcctttaggcttataatagcaatagctacttaatttaaccttaaggtaaactagtataatactattaacgcattccttaacgcgcctcttaagagcgagaagctagtaattattaaactcctaaagggatataaggttactaataaagtaagtaaactctaatgcgctctatatagcctccGAGACTCGctaattctctagttctaaacttttacttctatactccgtagtataaatataatatatagttacgaagagatctatatttattaaaccgtaaaTAGAAAGGTAATGCTAGTATTCTACGtcgataactttattattctatattattaaaataaccgaaaggcggcttaggggatcgttaacggtataaaagaatacATTAACCTTAAAGAAAATGgaccgattaattacttctttagagtgcggattttataagaccgtactacttataaggtttattttatttacgacgtatatatcgagcgagttactaagcgctttaaccttataaatttactatatctagctacccctcttctttaagaagagtttaaactaaacgaggggtaagtaataaaagaggaaataaagagctactaagagaaggttaggagtatgctttatatagctattataattagactagacgtcgcctttacttacttataattattacggttcctaactaacctaagcgtaacctatattaaagtaattaactactatatccgatatctctatataataagatattttacGTTTTATTACGGTAGTATACCGAGtgcgtaattattacttctaactagaaatactagcttcgtaaataacgaggtaatacgacgattatcttagggatatataatattcctttttaatagcctaatttaataaaaattagcacgctaagtaacggttacgacgttaactactaaagctaagcttttttattttaaggaaACTGTAAAAGagactatagctctaaagcgcctttttaagGACATTGCCCTTAACCTAggagaagtatagttagttaactacgataattagtaGACGATTCGACTCGTTATAggggaaaaagaaagaatAGTTACTCGACTTTACTATAtcgatatatagaatatatagctaagataagagcacgctagaggtagcttcgaggttacttatatattaataaaagatatactagtaaatagacttattaaaaaccttttataagctaagttcGAATATTTCCGCACACTTCTTAACCTTTACGATGCGcgaaaagctattataaatagctaaaatagttaaaaataattaatttaggctacgcttagaaaaacttaatacctAAAGGTAGATAATAGACGGAACCTAGAGTACGGCCTAgaggcttaaaataaataaaataaccttgcCCCGTAGGGTATAcgtatatagaaataagacCCGGGCTtatgcttattatttaaactcttagtttataaagtacgcGATCGCTAGGagtatagcgttattaaaaaagagggttagTATGCGCACTAAGAAATGCGTTTTATATaccttaaagtttataaaactaagagtaGCGGGGGTAGCGGGGGGCGCGGGAGCtagaataattattaaattaacgaCCTAGAGTATAAAAGCGGGCggcgtaataaaaagttagttataaataattataataagtacgagaGAGGACCGGGGGCGCGCGTCGAGGAAGTtctctatataaaagctaatatagttcttatatatcctttagttattatatatctagcgGATAATActacggagcttagtaatatcttattaaaactatagttagaaatgcgctttttaataataaaaaaggataatatatttataaaagagagagcgctatttataatagccttggtaagggcctaggctattagctataagacgattagtatattaatataccctttagctaAACGGCCGTTAAAATAGCGCGCATACCGGctattacttcttataaaataacgactattatctttaatattagtatactaaagggctactttaaaatagggtaggtACTAGATCTCCCGTTCCTCGGGAGCCTCTCTCTTAAGCTTCTTAAGGACTAAgtatacgttaaataggcttaaaatagtaaagagaactatacttattacgagaggtaccttagcctctcggcgttcttttttacttcttactacctttttaaaaagagctagccttatgttttttaaaccttagaataatattaaatataaactcttaaaataataaatatataatatacccttcttagagggcttattatctaaactagtcttatccttatttttaaactctaAAGGGGGGATAGGTAAAAGCCTattaaagctcttattattattatttactttattattacctttattacggccgctaaggagagcctcgaacttaataaagtcctcggtattttaactaatagccttaatatcctcttaaCTAAGGAGGGAGAGCTCAGTAGCCGggccttagtaagtaaataagaggttacgagggggggtaacgacctagaggggctcgttagtattattacttatttaaactcttagtaaaccgcataatatatatataaaaagtattataaaaattgcgcaaaacttattattacttctaaatatattaaatatttatatttaaaataaaattagtaaacgatttgACGGTATAAGCGCGCGCGTATAGTAAACGgaggtacttataataactacgagaagttaaaaagaaaaagaaaaataataactaagtaacgctacgagaatttagatatatataaggcggctaggtagcctcgcccttagtaatttatatactaaaaataatagaataCGCGCTATTTCgggttaggattctatttattttaaataaagggatatatttataataaacgcagCTTAAAAAACGCGTAtcccttatacttaattt from the Colletotrichum lupini chromosome 3, complete sequence genome contains:
- a CDS encoding subtilase — its product is MRLFAFALALPLVEAGSDSALKSRETVDFGDNNRPISKSFIVEFAPGSTQRRDGLASTDGVKVVKTFDNKVFTGASVETESHTLDSLLSLPDVVNVWPNVAVKLDPVESKRLIQGEDVAYTTHNATGVSKLQAQGIFGKGAKVGVVDTGIWYKHPDLGNGFGSGFKVEGGYDFAGDGLWPYEGEKQPDEDPLDQQGHGSHVAGIVAAKGAGWSGVAPEATLYAYKIFSQYGFTDTATILEAFFRAYDDGVDIITASVGSNIGWATEAWSVIASRFVDEGIVTVVASGNVGTVGPFLSSTGATGKNVLAVASVDSQTFPAFPFDATFSGVNGGSEETARYGFCHVTGIVIAPHKVPVTC